Proteins encoded in a region of the Paenibacillus sp. E222 genome:
- a CDS encoding trans-aconitate 2-methyltransferase, with product MDFLSNLGVDILSLLQPQTGERILDIGSGNGDLTAKIAAAGAIPTGIDLSERMVSLAQQKYPDLNVQVKDASQYRTNIPFDAVFSHAAIHWINNPAATTRSIWLALREGGRFVAEFAGSGNVSILTTAMKQVLEEHGYTWAGRNPWYHPTLGEYATLLEQNGFRVTFAQYFDKPAPLKEEEGLRNWLDSFTDYFFKDVSSADMESIYQAILTEVKPHFEREGQWFLDTTRLRIVAIKEPV from the coding sequence ATGGATTTCTTATCTAATCTGGGAGTGGATATCTTGTCCTTATTGCAGCCCCAAACCGGGGAACGTATTCTGGATATCGGCAGTGGCAACGGAGATTTGACAGCCAAGATCGCAGCTGCCGGAGCGATACCGACAGGTATCGATCTATCGGAGAGAATGGTGTCACTTGCCCAACAGAAGTATCCTGACCTGAATGTTCAGGTGAAAGACGCTTCTCAATATCGGACCAATATACCCTTTGACGCTGTATTCTCACATGCAGCTATACATTGGATCAATAATCCTGCAGCTACAACCCGATCCATCTGGTTGGCCCTGCGCGAAGGTGGACGATTCGTAGCTGAATTTGCCGGAAGTGGCAATGTCTCCATCTTGACCACTGCGATGAAACAGGTTTTGGAAGAGCATGGCTATACATGGGCAGGACGGAATCCCTGGTATCATCCTACTCTTGGTGAATACGCCACCCTGCTGGAGCAGAACGGCTTTCGTGTCACATTCGCTCAGTATTTTGACAAGCCTGCTCCGCTCAAAGAAGAAGAAGGACTTCGGAATTGGTTAGATAGTTTCACTGATTATTTCTTTAAAGATGTTTCCTCCGCAGACATGGAATCAATTTATCAAGCTATCTTGACTGAGGTTAAGCCCCACTTTGAGCGAGAAGGTCAATGGTTTCTCGACACTACCCGATTACGTATCGTAGCGATTAAAGAACCTGTCTGA
- a CDS encoding GNAT family N-acetyltransferase encodes MFIREIEEKDNQEVESLIRSCLIEFGANKSGTAWADPNLGDFYHLYQREGSRYWVVEHNSTVVAGCGIGPVEGFSHICELQKMYALKEARGTGISYELLQISLDFAKEHYEQCYLETLNNMVAANKFYIKNGFIPLDDPLNATEHFACDAWYIKTL; translated from the coding sequence ATGTTCATTAGAGAGATAGAAGAAAAAGATAATCAAGAAGTAGAGTCTTTAATTCGAAGTTGTTTGATCGAATTCGGGGCCAATAAGTCAGGAACAGCGTGGGCTGACCCGAATCTGGGCGATTTTTATCATCTTTATCAGCGCGAGGGCTCCAGGTATTGGGTGGTTGAGCATAACTCCACCGTGGTAGCTGGCTGCGGTATCGGACCCGTGGAGGGATTTTCACATATTTGTGAATTGCAGAAGATGTATGCATTAAAAGAAGCACGAGGCACCGGAATCTCATATGAATTGCTTCAGATTTCCCTTGATTTTGCCAAAGAACACTATGAACAATGTTATCTTGAGACGCTTAACAACATGGTCGCAGCCAACAAGTTCTATATCAAGAACGGTTTTATTCCATTAGATGATCCGTTAAATGCAACAGAGCATTTCGCTTGTGATGCATGGTATATCAAAACATTATAA
- a CDS encoding cysteine hydrolase family protein: MESHHNQAALLVMDMQNIIVSQYAKHEDELLPFQKAVEAARRHNVPVIFVKVGHRQDSPPISERNKLFGKKSSRDGGNEANPAMKVAMDLHESVQPLPGELVVDKFRVSGFSGSNLETLLQSHGIHTLILSGIATSGVVLSTLCEAADKDYALTVLSDACLDRDPEVHRVLVESVFPQQADVLAVDDWINALM, encoded by the coding sequence ATGGAGAGTCATCATAACCAAGCTGCACTTCTAGTCATGGATATGCAGAACATCATTGTATCGCAATATGCGAAGCACGAGGATGAACTGCTCCCGTTTCAGAAAGCGGTAGAAGCAGCCCGTAGACATAACGTACCCGTGATTTTTGTGAAGGTTGGTCATCGCCAGGATTCCCCTCCAATCAGTGAGCGTAACAAGTTGTTTGGAAAAAAGTCAAGCCGCGATGGTGGAAACGAAGCTAATCCGGCGATGAAAGTGGCAATGGACCTTCACGAATCGGTACAGCCGCTTCCAGGAGAGCTCGTGGTGGACAAGTTCCGCGTCAGTGGATTCTCAGGGAGCAACCTGGAAACCCTTCTTCAATCCCATGGCATTCATACACTTATTCTTAGCGGTATCGCAACAAGTGGAGTAGTGCTGTCTACCTTGTGTGAGGCGGCGGATAAGGATTACGCGCTGACTGTACTTTCTGATGCTTGTCTGGATAGGGACCCTGAAGTTCATCGAGTTCTTGTAGAGAGCGTATTCCCCCAACAAGCTGATGTGCTGGCTGTAGATGATTGGATCAATGCATTAATGTAA
- a CDS encoding TetR/AcrR family transcriptional regulator, giving the protein MTKVDRRIRKSQEAIKAAVIELMSEKNFDDITLQDISDRADVSRGTIYLHYVDKYDLLDKLIDGHIKELSEICHSVADLEWKESIIPWFTYLEQNYLFFSTMMASKGAVQFRNRLVEFLNEDFKEEVHLSQARKSGLSEDIILQYVVMSYVGVVEWWIKNEMPHPPEVMSEQLGELIKMNLG; this is encoded by the coding sequence ATGACCAAAGTGGATCGAAGAATTCGAAAATCACAAGAAGCCATCAAAGCAGCAGTGATTGAATTGATGTCAGAAAAAAATTTCGATGATATCACTCTACAGGATATTTCCGATAGGGCAGACGTTAGCAGAGGCACCATTTATCTGCATTACGTAGATAAGTATGATCTGTTGGACAAGCTCATTGACGGGCATATCAAAGAATTAAGTGAAATTTGCCATTCGGTTGCCGACTTGGAATGGAAAGAATCCATCATTCCCTGGTTTACCTATTTGGAACAGAACTACTTGTTCTTCTCGACGATGATGGCCAGTAAGGGAGCGGTACAATTCCGCAACCGCTTGGTTGAGTTTCTTAATGAGGATTTTAAGGAGGAAGTACACTTATCTCAGGCCAGAAAATCCGGATTAAGTGAGGATATCATCCTCCAATATGTGGTCATGTCTTATGTAGGGGTCGTTGAGTGGTGGATCAAGAACGAAATGCCCCATCCACCCGAGGTCATGTCTGAGCAATTAGGAGAATTAATCAAAATGAATTTGGGGTAA
- a CDS encoding MmcQ/YjbR family DNA-binding protein: MKNKIIEYCLKKKGATKDYPFGADPVVIKIAGKMFALMFEDKADNARLNLKCDPIIAENLREQHEAVQPGYHMNKKHWNTIVLDGSLSEQDIFVMIDHSYDLVVKTLSKSLLESIS, from the coding sequence TTGAAGAATAAGATTATAGAGTACTGTTTGAAGAAAAAAGGTGCAACGAAGGATTATCCCTTCGGAGCCGATCCGGTTGTTATCAAAATTGCAGGGAAAATGTTTGCACTTATGTTTGAGGACAAGGCGGATAACGCTCGCTTGAACTTAAAATGTGATCCGATCATTGCGGAAAACCTGAGAGAGCAGCATGAAGCCGTTCAACCGGGGTATCATATGAACAAAAAGCATTGGAATACCATTGTTCTAGATGGTTCCTTGTCGGAGCAGGATATCTTTGTCATGATTGACCATTCATACGACTTGGTTGTCAAAACGCTGTCCAAGAGTCTTTTGGAATCCATATCGTAA
- a CDS encoding TetR/AcrR family transcriptional regulator, with the protein MDRTNTASRSERRDAAENRQRILDVASKLFELHGVERVSMNQIASAAQIGAGTLYRRYRNKSELCMDLIKDNAALFFDDVEIYLQENAQHPPSERLRGLLTLFIQFREKNAELLSGIENAVYQGSESRTSSPLYDQLHQQLFGLFEEMATGNDESQAISLFKTDMLLTAMSNDSYLFQKNVRGNSPDRIVEQLCLTFL; encoded by the coding sequence GTGGATAGAACCAATACAGCCTCTCGCTCGGAACGACGGGATGCCGCCGAAAATCGCCAACGTATTTTGGATGTAGCTAGCAAACTATTCGAGCTGCACGGCGTCGAGCGGGTCAGCATGAACCAGATCGCTTCCGCAGCGCAGATTGGAGCGGGTACCTTATACCGACGATACCGCAATAAAAGTGAGTTATGTATGGACTTGATCAAAGATAACGCAGCGCTGTTCTTCGATGATGTGGAGATATATTTGCAGGAGAACGCACAGCATCCACCATCTGAGCGATTGCGGGGTCTGCTGACGTTATTTATCCAGTTTAGAGAGAAAAATGCGGAGCTGCTCTCGGGTATCGAGAATGCAGTATATCAAGGATCAGAGTCCAGAACCTCAAGTCCTCTTTATGACCAATTGCATCAACAGCTATTCGGATTATTCGAAGAGATGGCAACAGGGAATGACGAATCGCAAGCCATCAGTTTGTTCAAAACGGACATGCTCCTGACCGCCATGAGTAATGATTCATATCTGTTTCAAAAAAACGTGCGCGGCAACTCTCCCGACCGCATTGTGGAGCAGCTCTGTTTGACGTTTCTTTAA
- a CDS encoding MFS transporter, whose translation MQRLWTKSFILMTLGLLFLFTAFYMLYPTLPLFIKEMGGNEKQVGLAMGALMLSSVIFRPFVGGLLDRFGRRPFMIGGLLLFILVMYMYNWVGGIIMLIGLRIIHGMSWAVSTTSMMTAVTDLIPSARRGEGMGWFSTSMTLAMAVGPMIGLGIMQGTSYQTMFLFAVGLSVVALLLTLGAKMPFQPHTDRKKIQIFEKSVLPVMAPIFFLFIAYGGITTFVPLFAEQIKVNSGTFFLVYAATLALSRPIAGKLSDKKGDTAVIVPALIITIIALIVLSFATSLLGVLASAVLYGIGFGSAQPALQAITLRLAPEDRKGAANAFFSTATDLGIGLGAMALGLVSQYMSYHILFMVSALSVQVSFLLFIIYVRRLLKIKQTLPTKTSDSVSL comes from the coding sequence ATGCAACGTTTATGGACAAAGTCATTTATTCTAATGACGCTGGGTTTGCTTTTTTTATTTACTGCATTTTATATGCTGTATCCTACACTGCCGCTCTTCATTAAAGAGATGGGTGGCAATGAAAAACAGGTGGGCTTGGCCATGGGAGCTTTAATGCTGTCCTCCGTTATCTTTCGTCCTTTTGTGGGTGGACTACTGGATCGATTCGGCAGACGTCCGTTTATGATTGGGGGGCTGCTTCTATTTATATTGGTGATGTACATGTACAACTGGGTTGGTGGAATCATCATGCTGATCGGACTTCGTATCATACATGGAATGAGCTGGGCTGTATCCACAACTTCCATGATGACAGCTGTGACTGACCTGATTCCATCCGCTCGGCGCGGGGAAGGTATGGGGTGGTTTAGCACCTCAATGACGCTAGCCATGGCGGTTGGCCCTATGATCGGTCTGGGGATTATGCAAGGCACATCATATCAGACGATGTTTCTCTTTGCTGTTGGTTTGTCCGTCGTAGCCCTGCTTTTGACGCTGGGAGCCAAAATGCCATTTCAACCACATACGGACAGAAAGAAAATCCAAATCTTCGAAAAATCAGTTTTGCCTGTGATGGCGCCAATCTTTTTTCTTTTCATTGCATATGGGGGAATTACTACATTTGTACCCTTGTTTGCGGAGCAGATCAAAGTCAATTCTGGCACATTCTTTCTGGTTTATGCCGCGACACTTGCGCTATCCCGGCCCATTGCCGGAAAGCTGTCCGATAAGAAAGGAGACACAGCAGTCATTGTCCCGGCGCTGATCATTACGATCATTGCTTTGATTGTGCTTAGCTTTGCAACCAGTTTACTTGGCGTGCTCGCTTCAGCAGTTCTGTACGGGATCGGCTTTGGTTCCGCTCAGCCAGCTCTTCAGGCCATAACGCTTCGCCTCGCTCCCGAGGATCGGAAAGGGGCGGCCAATGCCTTCTTTTCGACGGCGACTGATCTCGGTATCGGGCTGGGTGCCATGGCCTTGGGACTGGTATCCCAATACATGAGCTATCACATATTGTTTATGGTCAGTGCTTTGTCAGTCCAGGTTTCTTTTCTGCTTTTCATAATCTATGTAAGACGGTTGTTGAAGATCAAACAGACACTGCCTACCAAAACGAGTGACTCTGTTTCATTGTAG